In Peromyscus maniculatus bairdii isolate BWxNUB_F1_BW_parent chromosome 21, HU_Pman_BW_mat_3.1, whole genome shotgun sequence, one DNA window encodes the following:
- the LOC143269901 gene encoding H-2 class I histocompatibility antigen, Q10 alpha chain-like isoform X4 — protein sequence MGAMAPRTLLLLLAAALAPTRARAGSHSMRYFFTIVSRPGLGEPRFISVGYVDDTQFERFDSDAETARYEPRAPWVEREPEYWEEQTRRAKNAEQIFRENLRILLGYYNQSEGGSHTIQVMYGCDVGSDGRLLRGYNQEAYDGRDYIALNDDLTTWTALDTAAQITRRKWEQAGVAEIRRAYLEGECVESLSRYLEIWKDALQRTDPPKAHVTHHPTLKGDGTLRCWALGFYPAEISITWQRDGEEQTQDTELVETRPSGDGTFQKWASLVVPSGEEQRYTCHVHHEGLKQPLTLRWEPPQSPVHIWAIIAVVVAVIIGALGAVVWWRRRNTGRDSGQSSDVSLPGCEA from the exons ATGGGGGCGATGGCTCCGCGCACGTTGCTCCTGCTGCTGGCGGCCGCCCTGGCCCCGACCCGGGCCCGCGCGG GCTCGCACTCCATGCGGTATTTCTTCACCATCGTGTCCCGGCCCGGCCTCGGGGAGCCCCGGTTCATCTCTGTCGGCTACGTGGACGACACGCAGTTCGAACGCTTCGACAGCGACGCGGAGACTGCGAGATATGAGCCGCGGGCGCCGTGGGTGGAGCGGGAGCCGGAGTATTGGGAGGAGCAGACACGGAGAGCCAAGAATGCCGAGCAGATTTTCCGAGAGAACCTGAGGATCCTGCTCGGCTACTACAACCAGAGCGAGGGCG GCTCTCACACCATCCAGGTCATGTACGGCTGTGATGTGGGGTCGGACGGGCGCCTCCTCCGCGGGTACAATCAGGAAGCCTACGACGGCCGCGATTACATCGCCCTGAACGACGACCTGACGACGTGGACGGCGTTGGACACGGCGGCGCAGATCACCCGGCGCAAGTGGGAGCAGGCTGGTGTTGCAGAGATACGGAGGGCCTACCTAGAGGGCGAGTGCGTGGAGTCGCTGAGCAGATACCTGGAGATCTGGAAGGACGCGCTGCAGCGCACAG ATCCCCCAAAGGCACATGTGACCCATCACCCCACACTGAAAGGAGACGGCACCCTGAGGTGCTGGGCCCTGGGCTTCTACCCTGCTGAGATCTCCATAACCtggcagagggatggggaggaacagactcaggacacGGAGCTGGTGGAGACCAGaccttctggggatggaaccttccagaagtgggcaTCTCTGGTTGTGCCttctggggaggagcagagataCACATGCCATGTGCACCATGAGGGGCTGAaacaacccctcaccctgagatggG AGCCTCCTCAGTCCCCTGTCCACATCTGGGCAATCATTGCTGTTGTTGTAGCTGTGATCATTGGAGCTCTGGGGGCTGTtgtgtggtggaggaggagaaacacag GCAGGGACAGTGGCCAGAGCTCTGATGTGTCTCTCCCAGGCTGTGAAG CGTGA
- the LOC143269901 gene encoding H-2 class I histocompatibility antigen, Q10 alpha chain-like isoform X1, translated as MGAMAPRTLLLLLAAALAPTRARAGSHSMRYFFTIVSRPGLGEPRFISVGYVDDTQFERFDSDAETARYEPRAPWVEREPEYWEEQTRRAKNAEQIFRENLRILLGYYNQSEGGSHTIQVMYGCDVGSDGRLLRGYNQEAYDGRDYIALNDDLTTWTALDTAAQITRRKWEQAGVAEIRRAYLEGECVESLSRYLEIWKDALQRTDPPKAHVTHHPTLKGDGTLRCWALGFYPAEISITWQRDGEEQTQDTELVETRPSGDGTFQKWASLVVPSGEEQRYTCHVHHEGLKQPLTLRWEPPQSPVHIWAIIAVVVAVIIGALGAVVWWRRRNTGGKGGNYTPAKGRDSGQSSDVSLPGCEGDTLGTDLGRESGHDWGSGTPRIPSE; from the exons ATGGGGGCGATGGCTCCGCGCACGTTGCTCCTGCTGCTGGCGGCCGCCCTGGCCCCGACCCGGGCCCGCGCGG GCTCGCACTCCATGCGGTATTTCTTCACCATCGTGTCCCGGCCCGGCCTCGGGGAGCCCCGGTTCATCTCTGTCGGCTACGTGGACGACACGCAGTTCGAACGCTTCGACAGCGACGCGGAGACTGCGAGATATGAGCCGCGGGCGCCGTGGGTGGAGCGGGAGCCGGAGTATTGGGAGGAGCAGACACGGAGAGCCAAGAATGCCGAGCAGATTTTCCGAGAGAACCTGAGGATCCTGCTCGGCTACTACAACCAGAGCGAGGGCG GCTCTCACACCATCCAGGTCATGTACGGCTGTGATGTGGGGTCGGACGGGCGCCTCCTCCGCGGGTACAATCAGGAAGCCTACGACGGCCGCGATTACATCGCCCTGAACGACGACCTGACGACGTGGACGGCGTTGGACACGGCGGCGCAGATCACCCGGCGCAAGTGGGAGCAGGCTGGTGTTGCAGAGATACGGAGGGCCTACCTAGAGGGCGAGTGCGTGGAGTCGCTGAGCAGATACCTGGAGATCTGGAAGGACGCGCTGCAGCGCACAG ATCCCCCAAAGGCACATGTGACCCATCACCCCACACTGAAAGGAGACGGCACCCTGAGGTGCTGGGCCCTGGGCTTCTACCCTGCTGAGATCTCCATAACCtggcagagggatggggaggaacagactcaggacacGGAGCTGGTGGAGACCAGaccttctggggatggaaccttccagaagtgggcaTCTCTGGTTGTGCCttctggggaggagcagagataCACATGCCATGTGCACCATGAGGGGCTGAaacaacccctcaccctgagatggG AGCCTCCTCAGTCCCCTGTCCACATCTGGGCAATCATTGCTGTTGTTGTAGCTGTGATCATTGGAGCTCTGGGGGCTGTtgtgtggtggaggaggagaaacacag GTGGAAAAGGAGGGAACTATACTCCAGCTAAAG GCAGGGACAGTGGCCAGAGCTCTGATGTGTCTCTCCCAGGCTGTGAAGGTGACACTCTGGGGACTGATTTGGGGAGGGAAAGTGGACATGATTGGGGTTCAGGGACTCCCAGAATCCCCTCTGAGTGA
- the LOC143269901 gene encoding H-2 class I histocompatibility antigen, Q10 alpha chain-like isoform X2, translated as MGAMAPRTLLLLLAAALAPTRARAGSHSMRYFFTIVSRPGLGEPRFISVGYVDDTQFERFDSDAETARYEPRAPWVEREPEYWEEQTRRAKNAEQIFRENLRILLGYYNQSEGGSHTIQVMYGCDVGSDGRLLRGYNQEAYDGRDYIALNDDLTTWTALDTAAQITRRKWEQAGVAEIRRAYLEGECVESLSRYLEIWKDALQRTDPPKAHVTHHPTLKGDGTLRCWALGFYPAEISITWQRDGEEQTQDTELVETRPSGDGTFQKWASLVVPSGEEQRYTCHVHHEGLKQPLTLRWEPPQSPVHIWAIIAVVVAVIIGALGAVVWWRRRNTGRDSGQSSDVSLPGCEGDTLGTDLGRESGHDWGSGTPRIPSE; from the exons ATGGGGGCGATGGCTCCGCGCACGTTGCTCCTGCTGCTGGCGGCCGCCCTGGCCCCGACCCGGGCCCGCGCGG GCTCGCACTCCATGCGGTATTTCTTCACCATCGTGTCCCGGCCCGGCCTCGGGGAGCCCCGGTTCATCTCTGTCGGCTACGTGGACGACACGCAGTTCGAACGCTTCGACAGCGACGCGGAGACTGCGAGATATGAGCCGCGGGCGCCGTGGGTGGAGCGGGAGCCGGAGTATTGGGAGGAGCAGACACGGAGAGCCAAGAATGCCGAGCAGATTTTCCGAGAGAACCTGAGGATCCTGCTCGGCTACTACAACCAGAGCGAGGGCG GCTCTCACACCATCCAGGTCATGTACGGCTGTGATGTGGGGTCGGACGGGCGCCTCCTCCGCGGGTACAATCAGGAAGCCTACGACGGCCGCGATTACATCGCCCTGAACGACGACCTGACGACGTGGACGGCGTTGGACACGGCGGCGCAGATCACCCGGCGCAAGTGGGAGCAGGCTGGTGTTGCAGAGATACGGAGGGCCTACCTAGAGGGCGAGTGCGTGGAGTCGCTGAGCAGATACCTGGAGATCTGGAAGGACGCGCTGCAGCGCACAG ATCCCCCAAAGGCACATGTGACCCATCACCCCACACTGAAAGGAGACGGCACCCTGAGGTGCTGGGCCCTGGGCTTCTACCCTGCTGAGATCTCCATAACCtggcagagggatggggaggaacagactcaggacacGGAGCTGGTGGAGACCAGaccttctggggatggaaccttccagaagtgggcaTCTCTGGTTGTGCCttctggggaggagcagagataCACATGCCATGTGCACCATGAGGGGCTGAaacaacccctcaccctgagatggG AGCCTCCTCAGTCCCCTGTCCACATCTGGGCAATCATTGCTGTTGTTGTAGCTGTGATCATTGGAGCTCTGGGGGCTGTtgtgtggtggaggaggagaaacacag GCAGGGACAGTGGCCAGAGCTCTGATGTGTCTCTCCCAGGCTGTGAAGGTGACACTCTGGGGACTGATTTGGGGAGGGAAAGTGGACATGATTGGGGTTCAGGGACTCCCAGAATCCCCTCTGAGTGA
- the LOC143269901 gene encoding H-2 class I histocompatibility antigen, Q10 alpha chain-like isoform X3, whose product MGAMAPRTLLLLLAAALAPTRARAGSHSMRYFFTIVSRPGLGEPRFISVGYVDDTQFERFDSDAETARYEPRAPWVEREPEYWEEQTRRAKNAEQIFRENLRILLGYYNQSEGGSHTIQVMYGCDVGSDGRLLRGYNQEAYDGRDYIALNDDLTTWTALDTAAQITRRKWEQAGVAEIRRAYLEGECVESLSRYLEIWKDALQRTDPPKAHVTHHPTLKGDGTLRCWALGFYPAEISITWQRDGEEQTQDTELVETRPSGDGTFQKWASLVVPSGEEQRYTCHVHHEGLKQPLTLRWEPPQSPVHIWAIIAVVVAVIIGALGAVVWWRRRNTGGKGGNYTPAKGRDSGQSSDVSLPGCEA is encoded by the exons ATGGGGGCGATGGCTCCGCGCACGTTGCTCCTGCTGCTGGCGGCCGCCCTGGCCCCGACCCGGGCCCGCGCGG GCTCGCACTCCATGCGGTATTTCTTCACCATCGTGTCCCGGCCCGGCCTCGGGGAGCCCCGGTTCATCTCTGTCGGCTACGTGGACGACACGCAGTTCGAACGCTTCGACAGCGACGCGGAGACTGCGAGATATGAGCCGCGGGCGCCGTGGGTGGAGCGGGAGCCGGAGTATTGGGAGGAGCAGACACGGAGAGCCAAGAATGCCGAGCAGATTTTCCGAGAGAACCTGAGGATCCTGCTCGGCTACTACAACCAGAGCGAGGGCG GCTCTCACACCATCCAGGTCATGTACGGCTGTGATGTGGGGTCGGACGGGCGCCTCCTCCGCGGGTACAATCAGGAAGCCTACGACGGCCGCGATTACATCGCCCTGAACGACGACCTGACGACGTGGACGGCGTTGGACACGGCGGCGCAGATCACCCGGCGCAAGTGGGAGCAGGCTGGTGTTGCAGAGATACGGAGGGCCTACCTAGAGGGCGAGTGCGTGGAGTCGCTGAGCAGATACCTGGAGATCTGGAAGGACGCGCTGCAGCGCACAG ATCCCCCAAAGGCACATGTGACCCATCACCCCACACTGAAAGGAGACGGCACCCTGAGGTGCTGGGCCCTGGGCTTCTACCCTGCTGAGATCTCCATAACCtggcagagggatggggaggaacagactcaggacacGGAGCTGGTGGAGACCAGaccttctggggatggaaccttccagaagtgggcaTCTCTGGTTGTGCCttctggggaggagcagagataCACATGCCATGTGCACCATGAGGGGCTGAaacaacccctcaccctgagatggG AGCCTCCTCAGTCCCCTGTCCACATCTGGGCAATCATTGCTGTTGTTGTAGCTGTGATCATTGGAGCTCTGGGGGCTGTtgtgtggtggaggaggagaaacacag GTGGAAAAGGAGGGAACTATACTCCAGCTAAAG GCAGGGACAGTGGCCAGAGCTCTGATGTGTCTCTCCCAGGCTGTGAAG CGTGA